The Drosophila sechellia strain sech25 chromosome 2L, ASM438219v1, whole genome shotgun sequence region GCCACCTCTGATGCCTACTGAaaatgacgatgatgatgatgacgatgcgGCTGCTGAACGGCAAAAGCTCCCATGACATTGAGCGGCATATGCCAGCGACTACAATGCGCAATTTTTCGTTGCCAGGCTTGTTAACAGGCGCAATGACAACGGCAGACAGATGACGACGTTGCACGTCAACGCTCAAGTGCACATCCGTTATAACTGTCAATGGTTATTAACTTGGCTGTATTtggaaaagaaaattcaaaCTGCTGctatatatttactttttcaTTTAAACGCAATCCTAACTGAACTGAACTTTTAATGAGAATTTACAAACATTTCACCGAATTAAagattataaaaaaaaacgtgtTTACTAAGCTGCTTAacctttttgttgtttataaataggGAGTGGTTTTAAGTTCGCACAAACCATTCGCAAATATTGTCCTCACATCAACAAAGTAGCCGTCAACCGGCAAGTTCGTTGCCTGAGTCTTTGGTTTGCGAAAAAAAGAGCATTCTCGAAGTTCACAATTAATTATGATCCCATCTAGCTAATCAAATGAATTATGACTGCCTCGCATAAATCAAGTTCCAACGCACAAAGGAAAGCAAATATCCGTAAAAGAATCTCGCCATGGAGCCATTGACAGAGTGTCGCAAAGAAAACCACAAGCGGGAGAGAGGAGTCAATGAACTTGGCTTTCGGCTTAGGGAATTCTCTTGGCCAATTTCTCAAAGCCCCTCGGAGTTCCCTCATTCACACCGGACACCCTTTCCCCGCCTCTCGCCGGCTGCATAAATCGATAACTATCAAAGCGTTTTTACAGCTAATGCGGCTATTTTTATTCATTACGTTTTCTCGGCTTTCTTCCATCGATTTGCTCCGTTTGGCTGGGTTCCTCGGCCAGTCGTTGACCGCAGACGGTGTGATTCTGCTCTTCCGCTGGCCCTATCATTACTAGTCAGTCTTTCTAGCCTGGTTTTCTTCAGCATGGAAACTCTTCTCTGGCTGCCAAATTGTTTGCCCAGCATCATCGTTTCCTCTCACTCTCGTGCAGATTTCACAGCTAGCTGTTAGCTTTAATAAacagatatatgtatactcGCTATGCCCAAGTAATTTTGCAGTAACTTCTTTTAATGGCTCATTTGCATGAGACCAGTTCGAATACCGTTAGGTCATCAAAGGTTCCAGCATCGTTATAATTTGTTTCCTCTGCTTCGCGTTGGGATTCTATATTATATCGCTTCAAAATAACATTTGTTAATCATTGGAGTTCTTTCACTTCTGGGATCTCTCTTGGCTTATTTGctcatttcaatttgtttcaTAATGAGGTGGCAGCTCGtaaatttaatcatttttcttttcttttcacCGACTTTTGTTTTGGGCCTTTCGAGAACCCATAAATTAATTATGACCCCTGCGCTAACTGCCGCTGGCCTCTGCCTCTGATCTAATCCCATCGATATTCAGGTTTAAGTCCGTCAACTTAACACTAATTAGCTTAATAACGAATGATGTTTATGGGGTACTTACTGCACTCGAGAGTAGTAGCACTATCCACGTGACTAgtggcaaaaatattttcatttttgctgCAAAGAGATCAAAGAGAAACAATCGCACATTAATAACCATTGAAGAATCAATTATAGCATGTTGggtaacagaaaataaatacaattaaggCCACCCGGCAATAACCACTTGAGCCATAAGACGCTTTTCGGCTCTGGCCGaaagtaaaacaaacaaaaataattaacttaaaaATGTTGGGCACGCacaaacaaaacacaattgGTCTGGTCATCTCAAACAGGTGCCAAAAAATAACAATGAAGTAGGGACCAGAGACCCAGTCGGGTAAATGACACTTGAAATTTATGCGCAAACACGAGTCCGGAGGCCTAGTCCCAGGCTTATCGCTTCCTTCGCCTTTCCCTGAAAAAACTTATCCAACAACGGGACCGGCATAAAAAATATAGTAATGCCCGAACACCTTTGGCGAaacagaaaatgtttaatGGCCGCAATATTCATTGTTCGCTACCTGTTGGCGATTTTCTCACGCATTCGTTTTCCACTTTCAGTTTTGAGTTTTCAGCCCGGCGACTGATTTTCATCAGACTTTGGTCTTGGCAACGAGAAAAACATCAAATGGGCATGGACTCCCTCTGCGTGTTAATTGGGTAGAATGACAGAAAACTGTTttcccccggcgacgcccggGTTTTTTGGGATAACGTAATCATATTGTGTGAAGTCCGATAGCACCTTTATATGGCATTCGTGATTATGACATAAGACAGCTGGAGGCGGAAGTGTCTGGGAAGAAGGCGTTGTTGGTCTGCAGGTCACAAATGCACAGTTCAGTTTTTACAGCACAACAATTTGCATGATTATACAGAAAGGTGCTGTTATTAAACAGATTATAAGATTATAAGATTTTCCAGTTCAGCTTAATCGGTTAGGTTTACCTTACGTTACTTCTAGAAAAATCAGCCATTCGACTCTATCGAGGACCCACTGTAACTGCAGAGGGGCGTGAACAAACAACTTTCTTAGCCCGGCGTGAATGCTTTAACGTGTGTAAAAGTATTTGCCATTATCTATCTGCGAGTGGGGGAAACTGGAAAACAGCGCCTTGGGTTGACCATAAAGCCTTCAACGGGCTAAAGGTAAAAGGCAGGCCAAGGATTGTGTTTCCCTTTTGGACCACGATTTATCTATTTCGGTTTATCAGCTAATAAAcgcttaaataaaatacacacTCTGAGCCAAATTACATGCGCTTTGCAAGTTCGCCAAGTTAGCAGAAGGAAGTGGCTAACTCTGGCAGTCGCGGTTTCGCATCTTGTTTGCTGACTTGGCCATAAAGGGCATTGTGGCCCGGGATCCGGCTGCAGAGATTTGCTCCATTCTAACGACATTTGAAGCCCGGGCAGTCGGGCGTCTTCTAATCTTGTTTTGGCCGTTTCCAGATCCAAGTCCGCGGCCCCTGGCCATTTGTGTTTGCCCATGTCCATGATCACTTAATTAAAGCTGGGCCCCCAGTGGTAGTTCTCCAACTCGGCCTTATGTTTATTGTGGCCCGGCTGCGGCAAGTACTGTGTTCTCTGATGCCCGATAAATTTATGTGGTCGCGAAATGAGCGTAATTTGGTGGGTTCGGGTTCGGATTAACCGGGATTTGGGTTTCCTGGGCAGCTCCCTTTGGCTGACAAGCTGATATATGTGCGTGATAAATGTGGCAAATGCGGTTTCTTGTTTTTTCCACCGATTGCAAATAACGAAGTGCAACGCCGAGGCGCCTCCATCTGCAGCACGTATTTCAAAATTCCAAATTATCGGCAGGCACGGCAAATCGAAGGAACTCCTATCGCAGATGCTCTTAATGGCTTTCTTTCTGcttttaattgtaattgccGTCTTTTTACGATATATACAATTGGACAGTTGCACAACGAGCTTAATTGAGCAGCGATGGTAATTGGTCGATAACGCACAGGAAAGTGCGATAACAGCTGGAGTGTTGCATACAACAAGTGAGGCCTTGGACCAATCGGAATGAAACAGGAAGCATATTTTGAAAGCAATATTGCGAGTAAACTAAGTTATTAAGCTAAATTATTACTTAGGGTACTCTTCCCCCAAAACTCTAACCGAAGCTAACGGCACCGTTGATTTCAAATCTACGCAAGAGTGTCCGTAGATcttatcaaaatatttatacaatgTCAAATCATTTTTGAATGAAGGCGAAGGAAGAATGAAGGAATGAGTTTTATAAGACTTGTCCGAAAAAATTCGTTAAGTCTCTAGATCTGAGAAACGAGAAACTGGCTGTTCCCCTGCCGCGATCTCCGCTGTTGCCATCCCGCTCTGATGCGGCGGCTGTCAACGCTATCAACGTCACTGACGCCATCCCCGTCTCTTTTCCACGCTGGGGGATGATCTCATCTCGCTTTAACCTGTCTAGCCACTAAATCAAAGTCAAAGAAGCCAGTGACACATTTTTGCCCCATCGACcgaacaaaaagaaaaaaaacagcatTCTACACCAAAACACACAGACGTAAAATTAATGATGGCatctttattaaaaataaatgctgATAGCTtgaaaaatgggtttctcgCAAAGCAAACACTTCGTGCATCAGCTGAAAAGTGTAGAGGGCTAGTGTGAACACACCCAAAAAGATTGCGACCGGATGCTGACGCGTCATCGATGTCGATTGCATCCAGtagttgggaattttttgtgcACTTTGCATGTGAGTGGCAATTGGGCTTTGATTGATTTCGAAATGCCAGGCGGCGCCCCATTTTATTACGCTTCTTCTCTTTCTTGTGCGCTTTTGTCATAAATCTTGCATAAATCGATTTAATCTGCccctggccacgcccacctgcTGGTGGGCCCCTCAATTAATTATACTTTTTCAATGTCAAAATGTCGCTGCAAGAAAGGTGCGCCGGCGATTTAACCCTTTTTTTATATACGTATTAGTTGACTGCGTGAATCTTGAGGCGCCTGCAACATGGAATCTGTAAGCAGCGTCTGATCCTGCGGCTTAGCCTTCTTTTCTAATTGCAGGTTTTCCAACGCCCCGATGTGGAGGTCACTGACAGCATTAAGTGCACTGGAAAAAGTTTAATGAGGTAAGTGCACCATGTATAAACTGTTATTTTAGCAACTTTCAAATACCTATACCGACTTTTCGCTCGGTGTATACATACACGTATAATTTCGCTCCCGGCAGATAATGCCGCCGGCCTGTCTCCAACATCAAGCTGCGGCTAGGAGGCGGAGGGCGTGGCTGGGCCGAGCTAAACTCACTTATTCACCTGCCCGCATGCCAACAAagtgcagcatcagcaaccAGTTCGCATGAAAATGCATAATCAATCACCAGCGACAACGGCGACCAGAAAATTAAGTAAACCTTGTGGCAGAAGAGTCAATACTCTTTATTGGCGGTATTTATACATAGATCCGCAATGTCTTCGGTGCTCAACAGTAAGAATCGTTGTGTACTTGTTTTATGGACTAGGCACTTGGTGCCCGTTTCTTCTTGGGACTCGGAGTGGTCTCAGACCGAGTCCGAGTCCGAGTCCAAGGAGTCTTCATAGCACTCATCCTTGAACACAATACGCTCCTCGTAGAACGCGATGACCATTTGGGGGCACCGAGCGTTTAGCACCTTGGCGGGCACCAAGCCCGCTTGGTCGCAGCCCTTCCACTGCATCAAAAAGGTCAGCTCGCCGGACCAGTCGCAGGCTCCCAAGATCCGCAATGGTTCGAGCCCAAGATCAAATCCATTTGGTTGCTT contains the following coding sequences:
- the LOC6613360 gene encoding LOW QUALITY PROTEIN: chromobox protein homolog 1 (The sequence of the model RefSeq protein was modified relative to this genomic sequence to represent the inferred CDS: deleted 1 base in 1 codon), translating into MDPTKSKTNSTLTSPTPSPEKQPNGFDLGLEPLRILGACDWSGELTFLMQWKGCDQAGLVPAKVLNARCPQMVIAFYEERIVFKDECYEDSLDSDSDSSETTPSPKKKRAPSA